Proteins encoded within one genomic window of Numenius arquata chromosome 12, bNumArq3.hap1.1, whole genome shotgun sequence:
- the PTPN1 gene encoding tyrosine-protein phosphatase non-receptor type 1 has product MEIEKEFHRFDQAASWADIYQNIRHEASDFPCKVAKHPRNKNRNRYRDVSPFDHSRIKLNQGDNDYINASLIKMEEAQRSYILTQGPLPNTCGHFWEMVWEQKSRGVVMLNRVMEKGSIKCAQYWPRKEEKEMFFEDTNLKLTLISEDIKSYYTVRQLELENLTTQETREILHFHYTTWPDFGVPESPASFLNFLFKVRESGSLSPEHGPVVVHCSAGIGRSGTFCLVDTCLLLMDKRKDPSSVDVKQVLLEMRKYRMGLIQTADQLRFSYLAVIEGAKFIMGDASVQEQWKELSNEDLDPPPEHTPPPPRPPKRTSEMHNGRMHDHTEFFPKHQEVEEEVRCSVSAVEETVPDGKARSSGPLITDSTSQDTEIRRRTVGENLRLSPHKEESMKSESSEEEDENMMTTWKPFLVNICMFTFLTAGAYLCYRVCFH; this is encoded by the exons aacaTCAGGCATGAAGCCAGTGATTTTCCATGCAAAGTGGCCAAACATCccagaaacaaaaatagaaataggTACAGAGATGTCAGCCCCT TTGATCACAGTCGAATTAAGCTAAACCAAGGTGACAATGACTATATCAATGCTAGTTTGATAAAAATGGAAGAGGCCCAAAGGAGCTACATCCTCACCCAG GGACCTTTGCCAAATACTTGTGGTCACTTTTGGGAGATGGTTTGGGAACAGAAAAGCCGTGGTGTTGTCATGTTGAACAGAGTGATGGAAAAGGGATCC ATAAAGTGTGCACAGTACTGGCCAcggaaagaggagaaggagatgttTTTTGAAGATACAAACTTGAAACTAACATTGATATCTGAAGATATAAAATCATATTACACAGTACGACAACTAGAATTGGAAAACCTTACA ACACAGGAAACTAGAGAGATTCTGCACTTTCATTATACTACGTGGCCTGACTTCGGCGTCCCAGAGTCACCCGCTTCATTCCTCAATTTCCTGTTCAAAGTGCGAGAGTCTGGCTCGCTCAGCCCCGAGCACGGGCCCGTGGTGGTGCACTGCAGCGCAGGCATCGGGAGATCGGGCACGTTTTGTTTGGTTGATACGTGTCTCCTACTG ATGGACAAACGGAAAGATCCTTCTTCTGTGGACGTTAAACAGGTTCTCCTAGAGATGAGGAAGTACCGAATGGGACTTATACAGACGGCGGATCAGCTCCGTTTCTCCTACTTAGCTGTTATTGAAGGGGCAAAATTCATTATGGGAGATGCCTCGGTGCAA GAGCAGTGGAAAGAGCTCTCCAATGAAGACCTGGACCCTCCACCTGAACATACCCCACCACCTCCCAGACCACCAAAGCGAACCTCAGAAATGCACAACGGAAGGATGCATGACCACACAGAATTCTTTCCTAAGCATCAAGAAGTAGAGGAAGAGGTGAGATGTTCAGTCAGCGCTGTGGAAGAGACGGTTCCAGACGGCAAAGCTCGTTCATCCGGACCACTGATCACAGACAG CACTAGTCAAGACACTGAAATTCGGAGGAGAACTGTTGGTGAAAACCTGCGTCTCTCGCCCCACAAAGAAGAGTCGATGAAGTCAGAAAGCTCGGAAGAGGAGGACGAGAACATGATGACAACTTGGAAGCCATTTCTAGTGAATATCTGCATGTTCACTTTCCTCACGGCGGGAGCTTATCTCTGTTACAGGGTGTGTTTTCACTGA